In Methylomonas sp. ZR1, one DNA window encodes the following:
- a CDS encoding flagellar transcriptional regulator FlhD: MDENLYKLNLDYLIVAQSLIFSESEQKAMFCLGLTTEAVSLLRKMPLEQLKSLARSDCLTFVPRFNPHKWSQFLNVQKTEDPDALAARTVELLTLLSSPSPES; the protein is encoded by the coding sequence ATGGACGAAAATCTCTACAAACTCAATCTCGACTACCTCATCGTTGCTCAGTCCTTAATATTTTCCGAAAGTGAACAGAAAGCTATGTTCTGCTTAGGCCTCACGACCGAAGCGGTGTCGTTGCTCAGAAAGATGCCACTCGAACAATTAAAGAGCCTGGCTCGAAGTGATTGCCTGACCTTTGTTCCCCGTTTCAATCCCCACAAATGGAGCCAATTCCTAAACGTCCAAAAAACCGAAGACCCCGATGCACTCGCCGCACGGACTGTCGAACTCCTGACGCTTTTGTCCTCCCCTTCACCAGAGTCATGA
- a CDS encoding FlhC family transcriptional regulator — protein sequence MSDHCPFAARLKDQYWAYQLLKRKLRTKLASRVVKTLRPKELCNLYFSMHRESPVAGLVPSIMAMPQSRESFLYMALFSSIYRSACSGTIRAEIDLNAMVFAWDTFCAFYPNHIQERRPFGRIRPANFDEAWIIIEALKDGLAELPYCTTCHTPYLVIHGCKYQQVCQMCVLNQIPKSIAINE from the coding sequence ATGAGCGACCATTGCCCTTTTGCTGCTCGACTCAAAGATCAGTATTGGGCCTATCAATTGCTGAAACGAAAGTTGCGTACCAAATTGGCCAGCCGGGTCGTCAAAACCCTGCGCCCTAAAGAATTGTGTAACCTTTACTTTTCGATGCACCGCGAAAGCCCAGTGGCGGGACTGGTCCCCAGCATTATGGCAATGCCGCAGTCACGCGAGTCGTTTCTTTACATGGCCCTATTTTCTTCAATCTATCGAAGCGCTTGCTCAGGCACTATCAGAGCAGAAATAGACCTAAATGCCATGGTATTTGCCTGGGACACTTTTTGTGCATTTTATCCAAACCATATTCAAGAACGCCGACCGTTTGGCCGCATACGGCCTGCGAATTTCGATGAAGCCTGGATTATCATCGAGGCTCTGAAAGACGGTCTCGCTGAACTACCTTACTGTACGACCTGCCATACACCTTATTTGGTTATTCATGGCTGTAAATACCAACAGGTCTGCCAAATGTGCGTGCTAAACCAAATCCCTAAATCCATAGCGATCAACGAGTAA
- a CDS encoding UPF0175 family protein yields the protein MKTVNVSGLKNNPSEALRMAHEDMVLVMNRNEPDAVMVGLKSAKIIGMPGVRKALATALFKDGNLSLARSAKLADMPLANFIAHVSRLGIPVIDQTAEEVGDDLDTLDQWLNQA from the coding sequence ATGAAAACTGTCAATGTCAGTGGTCTAAAGAACAATCCCAGCGAAGCCTTGCGCATGGCCCACGAGGATATGGTTCTGGTCATGAACCGAAATGAACCGGATGCCGTAATGGTTGGCCTCAAATCCGCCAAAATCATTGGTATGCCGGGTGTGCGTAAAGCCTTGGCAACGGCACTCTTCAAGGACGGCAACCTGTCCCTTGCCCGCTCCGCCAAACTGGCCGATATGCCTTTGGCCAATTTTATTGCGCACGTCTCCCGCTTGGGTATCCCCGTCATAGATCAAACGGCCGAAGAAGTTGGGGATGATTTAGACACCCTGGACCAGTGGCTAAACCAAGCCTGA
- a CDS encoding DUF3368 domain-containing protein, translated as MVKKVIVDASPLIGLALVEGLIWLPELFDQVFVPESVKQEVLRGKSAPGEEALAHAFDIGWLTVWHESITPCLDIDLDAGETDCINIALSSPENNLLIMDERAGRAVAKEYQLQVVGTAAVIGLAKKRGLISSARAAFEVLHRSDFRISATVINKILASVGE; from the coding sequence ATGGTCAAAAAAGTGATTGTCGATGCCAGTCCATTGATCGGATTGGCGTTGGTGGAGGGTTTAATCTGGCTGCCAGAGTTATTTGACCAGGTTTTCGTACCCGAATCGGTGAAACAAGAAGTGTTACGGGGCAAATCGGCGCCGGGTGAAGAAGCCCTGGCTCATGCATTCGATATAGGTTGGTTAACGGTATGGCATGAATCCATCACGCCTTGTTTGGACATTGATCTGGACGCTGGTGAAACCGATTGCATCAACATCGCGCTATCGTCACCCGAAAACAATTTGCTGATCATGGACGAACGTGCCGGCCGGGCGGTGGCCAAAGAATATCAACTGCAGGTCGTCGGTACGGCCGCCGTTATTGGCCTAGCCAAGAAACGAGGTTTGATTTCGTCTGCTCGAGCCGCGTTTGAAGTCCTGCATCGATCGGACTTTCGAATTTCGGCTACGGTAATCAACAAAATTCTGGCGAGTGTCGGCGAGTAA
- a CDS encoding conjugal transfer protein TraG N-terminal domain-containing protein: MFELFSVGDSAYLQAVLNAIAMISGTGDYRTAAAVGGLIGAIIVMLRALLQWDGRGIRYQDLLLAYVLWLMLYAPSVRVSIEDAYTGSVVVVDNVPLGPAVVGSVMSNMGYRTTRLFEQSFGTPSMTGNGFADSLQTLTSVRKNLLSRVNLGAANVPNAGSDMETSFANYVRECTLTGVDLNLKSVDAILRDADPLNAIRFDSDIYMTQIYVGGQPQTKTCSDAWADLSVVTNGNFATALEGLLQPTLGVPATGDTVPKIQDAFDALAGPGVVDAADYMLMSAILPMFEKGVIGRHEDGLHWNKAAMVEQAIQQRNTQWAAEQTLFSKIVRPMMAFIEGLSYAIAPIMAFVVMLGNVGIRMNIGYFSMLLWIQLWMPILAVINLFIQMSAAGKMAALTTATYNLPSMMGIYQLDMELQQWLSIGGMLAASTPAITLMLIYRGAVTATHFLGRMDGGDYVNEKIATPDVISPAPVLNAQSQHQYSPLSAVTQTGVDKVLPTFTAGKDMSAAVSSTYSASEQATSSFMHSVSSTASKSASITSDAFDSRSLGNQIASSSSYTDAYNRQFGEAFAKKHADTGISADQFSALVAGSANAGAKLGSDQLSGAISGRLQNDFKVSQDKSDAIAADISQTVNDSQGYQAGLAKSLAMDAQTGTRNVASMGLQNQSLSSLQHSATDAVSASESYQQTLSAQQRFGTQASFGAAETGYKIANDPGLMERLDRTLDQYGLRGDTQRLASQWKASGWISDADQAYAAAGMSLLTGFSSPSYRTLDDQQSQQAHISGYQLLGDAFNAPQADQTWDASRNEALKANAPETGKVQTAVEQAQLKDQRAETESLNQRAQARIRSASGKIAGGEASIEAQHDRNLAEREQNSREGFGQLANVKAEHFRQSIAAAANDTSSAAELSYNYIGGGVYSTAKNLEAMGAAGQEYLKHFNNSYDEARSRGAEKWDAFKHAASQSYPGFAQATQAWADQRVNEVADKLTSSQQAYYRAAMFEAFDGIAVSSENTGGLGEAKQRMINEEGENDGNNIANLLRSAAGQNRQDLIDQIGQYNRARGLINY; the protein is encoded by the coding sequence ATGTTTGAACTCTTCTCCGTGGGCGATTCCGCCTATTTGCAAGCCGTACTGAATGCCATTGCAATGATTTCCGGGACGGGCGATTACCGCACCGCTGCGGCCGTCGGTGGTTTGATTGGTGCCATCATCGTCATGCTGCGGGCGTTGTTGCAATGGGATGGCCGCGGCATCCGCTATCAGGATTTATTGCTGGCTTATGTGTTGTGGTTGATGCTGTATGCGCCGTCGGTGCGGGTGTCGATCGAGGACGCCTATACCGGCAGCGTGGTGGTAGTCGACAATGTGCCGTTGGGGCCGGCGGTGGTGGGCAGCGTGATGTCGAACATGGGTTATCGCACCACACGGCTGTTCGAACAAAGCTTTGGCACACCGTCGATGACCGGCAATGGCTTTGCCGACAGTTTGCAGACACTAACGTCGGTACGGAAGAATTTGTTGTCGCGGGTTAATCTAGGCGCGGCCAATGTACCCAATGCCGGCAGCGACATGGAAACCTCGTTCGCCAACTATGTGCGTGAATGCACGTTGACCGGTGTCGATCTGAATCTGAAATCGGTGGATGCCATCTTGCGCGATGCCGATCCGCTGAATGCCATCCGCTTCGATTCCGACATCTACATGACCCAAATCTATGTCGGCGGCCAGCCGCAAACCAAAACCTGCTCGGATGCCTGGGCCGATTTGAGCGTGGTGACCAATGGCAATTTTGCGACAGCACTGGAAGGTTTGTTGCAACCGACACTGGGTGTGCCAGCCACAGGCGATACGGTGCCGAAAATCCAGGATGCCTTCGATGCGTTGGCCGGTCCGGGCGTGGTCGATGCGGCCGATTACATGTTGATGTCGGCGATCCTGCCGATGTTCGAGAAAGGCGTCATCGGTCGACATGAAGACGGCTTGCACTGGAACAAGGCTGCGATGGTCGAACAAGCCATCCAGCAACGCAATACCCAATGGGCCGCCGAACAAACGCTGTTCTCCAAAATCGTTCGACCGATGATGGCGTTTATCGAAGGCTTGAGTTATGCCATCGCACCGATCATGGCCTTTGTGGTGATGCTGGGCAATGTCGGTATACGGATGAATATCGGCTATTTCTCGATGTTGTTGTGGATCCAATTGTGGATGCCGATTCTGGCGGTGATCAATCTGTTCATCCAGATGTCCGCCGCCGGTAAAATGGCCGCGCTAACCACTGCCACCTACAATCTGCCGTCGATGATGGGGATTTACCAACTGGACATGGAATTGCAACAATGGCTATCGATTGGCGGTATGCTGGCCGCATCGACGCCGGCCATTACCTTGATGCTGATTTATCGCGGTGCGGTGACCGCCACCCATTTCCTAGGGCGGATGGATGGCGGGGATTACGTGAACGAGAAAATCGCCACGCCCGATGTGATCAGCCCGGCACCGGTCTTGAATGCCCAATCGCAACATCAATACAGTCCATTGTCGGCGGTCACCCAAACCGGCGTCGACAAGGTGCTGCCGACATTCACAGCCGGCAAGGACATGAGTGCGGCTGTATCGTCGACTTATAGCGCTTCTGAACAAGCCACCAGTAGTTTCATGCACAGTGTCTCATCAACGGCGTCGAAGTCGGCCAGCATCACTAGCGATGCGTTTGACAGTCGGTCATTGGGCAATCAAATTGCCAGCAGTTCCAGTTATACCGATGCTTACAATCGTCAGTTTGGCGAAGCTTTTGCCAAGAAACATGCCGATACTGGGATTTCCGCGGATCAGTTCTCGGCGTTGGTGGCCGGCAGTGCCAATGCTGGGGCCAAGCTGGGTAGCGACCAATTGAGCGGTGCGATCTCCGGTCGCCTGCAAAACGATTTCAAAGTCAGTCAGGACAAGTCCGATGCTATTGCCGCCGACATCAGCCAGACCGTCAACGACAGTCAGGGTTATCAAGCCGGCTTGGCGAAAAGCCTGGCCATGGATGCGCAAACCGGCACCCGAAACGTCGCCTCAATGGGATTGCAAAATCAATCGTTGTCATCACTGCAACACAGCGCAACCGATGCGGTATCCGCCAGCGAATCCTATCAACAAACCCTATCGGCCCAACAACGCTTCGGAACGCAAGCCAGTTTCGGCGCGGCGGAAACGGGTTACAAAATTGCGAATGATCCCGGCTTGATGGAGCGTCTGGATCGCACACTTGATCAATACGGCTTGCGCGGCGATACGCAACGGCTAGCCTCGCAATGGAAAGCGTCGGGTTGGATCAGCGATGCCGACCAAGCCTACGCGGCCGCTGGCATGTCGTTATTGACCGGATTTTCGTCACCCAGTTACCGAACGCTGGACGATCAGCAATCGCAGCAGGCGCACATCTCGGGTTACCAACTGCTAGGCGATGCTTTTAATGCACCGCAAGCCGATCAAACCTGGGATGCTAGCAGGAATGAAGCACTTAAAGCCAATGCGCCGGAAACTGGCAAGGTTCAGACTGCCGTCGAACAGGCACAGCTTAAAGACCAACGGGCTGAAACCGAATCGCTAAATCAACGAGCACAGGCGAGGATTCGTTCAGCGTCGGGAAAAATTGCCGGCGGTGAAGCAAGTATCGAAGCACAACATGATCGTAACCTGGCAGAGCGTGAACAAAATTCAAGAGAAGGCTTTGGGCAATTGGCGAATGTAAAAGCAGAGCACTTTAGGCAATCAATTGCCGCAGCGGCCAATGACACGTCTTCTGCCGCAGAGTTGTCTTACAACTACATTGGTGGTGGGGTCTACAGTACTGCTAAAAATCTTGAAGCAATGGGTGCTGCTGGGCAGGAGTACTTGAAGCACTTCAATAATAGTTATGATGAAGCGAGGTCAAGAGGCGCTGAAAAATGGGATGCTTTTAAACACGCAGCATCCCAGTCCTATCCTGGATTTGCTCAAGCTACGCAAGCCTGGGCTGATCAAAGAGTCAATGAAGTTGCCGACAAGCTGACATCGAGTCAACAAGCTTATTATCGTGCTGCTATGTTTGAAGCCTTTGATGGGATCGCTGTGAGTAGTGAAAACACTGGTGGATTGGGAGAGGCGAAGCAGCGGATGATAAATGAAGAAGGTGAAAATGATGGCAATAATATCGCTAACTTATTGAGAAGTGCTGCTGGGCAAAACAGACAGGATCTGATTGACCAGATAGGACAATATAATCGAGCCCGTGGGCTGATCAATTATTGA